A genomic segment from Wolbachia endosymbiont of Ctenocephalides felis wCfeF encodes:
- a CDS encoding Dihydrolipoyllysine-residue succinyltransferase component of 2-oxoglutarate dehydrogenase complex, producing MSKIIEIRAPKTLGGESVTEGIVKIKKNIGEAVKVDDLIFEIETDKTALELTAEASGQITEFLVKEDDVISPDQPLAKLSVGEVKEEIKKEDKSESPAKKDAPSARKIMEENAISAGNVEGTGMGGRITKADVIGHISKSTSAEQPAVKLPKSVASGERREERVKMSKIRQVIAARLKASQNTAAILTTFNEIDMKNVMDLRAKYKETFEKKYGIKLGFMSFFIKAAMQALKEIPEINAEISGDEIVYKHYYDIGVAVGTDKGLVVPVIRSADQMSFAEIELTLAALGKKAREGKLQVSEMEGATFTISNGGVYGSLLSTPIINPPQSGILGMHSIQNRPVAVGNSIEIRPMMYIALSYDHRIVDGKGAVTFLVKIKNYIEDPHRLVLEV from the coding sequence ATGAGCAAAATTATAGAAATTAGAGCACCAAAAACTCTAGGTGGTGAGTCAGTTACGGAAGGTATAGTCAAAATAAAGAAAAATATTGGCGAGGCAGTAAAAGTAGATGATTTAATCTTTGAAATTGAAACTGACAAAACAGCGCTTGAATTAACCGCAGAGGCTTCTGGGCAAATAACTGAATTTCTCGTAAAAGAAGATGATGTAATAAGCCCAGATCAGCCATTAGCGAAGCTTTCCGTAGGAGAGGTAAAAGAAGAGATAAAGAAAGAAGACAAAAGCGAAAGTCCTGCTAAAAAAGACGCTCCTTCAGCTCGTAAAATTATGGAGGAAAATGCAATCAGCGCAGGAAATGTCGAAGGAACTGGCATGGGAGGCAGAATAACCAAAGCGGATGTAATAGGCCATATAAGCAAAAGTACAAGCGCTGAACAGCCTGCGGTCAAACTGCCAAAAAGTGTAGCAAGTGGGGAGCGAAGAGAAGAACGAGTAAAAATGAGCAAAATAAGGCAAGTAATCGCTGCTCGTTTGAAGGCATCGCAAAACACTGCCGCAATACTGACCACGTTCAATGAGATCGACATGAAGAATGTAATGGATCTTAGAGCGAAATATAAAGAAACTTTCGAAAAAAAATATGGAATAAAACTGGGTTTCATGTCATTCTTTATAAAAGCAGCAATGCAAGCACTGAAGGAGATTCCTGAAATTAACGCTGAAATCTCAGGCGATGAAATTGTATATAAACATTACTATGATATAGGTGTTGCTGTTGGCACTGATAAGGGCCTTGTTGTACCGGTTATTCGGAGTGCTGACCAGATGTCATTTGCCGAAATCGAATTAACCTTGGCTGCTCTTGGCAAAAAAGCACGAGAAGGCAAATTGCAAGTTTCAGAAATGGAAGGTGCAACATTCACCATTTCAAACGGCGGAGTATACGGTTCGCTCCTTTCCACCCCGATAATAAACCCTCCGCAATCTGGAATACTTGGCATGCATTCAATACAAAACAGGCCAGTTGCTGTAGGCAACTCAATTGAAATTAGACCTATGATGTATATTGCCCTCTCCTACGACCACAGGATAGTCGACGGCAAAGGAGCAGTAACCTTCCTTGTTAAAATAAAAAATTATATAGAAGACCCACACAGATTAGTTTTGGAAGTGTAG
- a CDS encoding Cytochrome bd-II ubiquinol oxidase subunit 1, which translates to MFEFDPLLLARVQFAFTISFHIIFPAFTIGLASFLAFLEWRWLRTDNTHFRDVYRFWVKIFAVAFGMGVVSGVVLSYQIGTNWSIFSDRVANVLGPLFCFEILTAFFLEASFLGIMLFGWNRVSPRMHFVSTCIVAVGTLISAFWILAANSWMQTPAGFSVGEDGLLYPANNVANFSFLLHYVQKSLVALLHEIPHLRPQG; encoded by the coding sequence ATGTTTGAATTTGATCCTTTACTGTTAGCTCGAGTTCAATTTGCTTTTACAATAAGCTTTCATATTATATTTCCTGCTTTCACAATCGGACTTGCAAGCTTTCTAGCTTTTTTGGAATGGCGTTGGCTTAGGACTGATAATACGCATTTTCGTGATGTTTATAGATTCTGGGTCAAGATTTTTGCCGTTGCTTTTGGCATGGGAGTGGTATCAGGAGTTGTCCTATCTTATCAAATTGGCACTAACTGGTCGATCTTTTCTGATCGTGTAGCTAATGTTCTTGGTCCTCTATTTTGCTTTGAGATTTTAACAGCTTTCTTTCTAGAGGCATCTTTTTTGGGCATTATGCTGTTTGGATGGAATAGGGTAAGTCCTCGTATGCACTTTGTTTCTACTTGTATTGTTGCAGTGGGGACGCTTATTTCAGCTTTCTGGATTCTTGCAGCCAATAGTTGGATGCAAACACCTGCTGGATTCTCAGTTGGCGAGGATGGGCTTCTATACCCCGCCAACAATGTTGCAAATTTTTCTTTTCTTCTCCACTATGTCCAGAAGAGTTTGGTAGCTCTTTTACACGAAATACCACATTTACGTCCTCAAGGTTAA
- a CDS encoding Cytochrome bd-II ubiquinol oxidase subunit 2 has translation MRLVHLGRVTTMFDFSSLVNLPLIWGLLIATAILFYVLMDGFGLGIGILLPFAPSNKCRDHMINSIAPFWDGNETWLVLGGAGLLAAFPLAYSILMPAFYTPIIIMLLGLIMRGISFEFYFKAEGKSRLLWSCAFHYGSLGAAFCQGMILGAFIHGVKVTGRDFSGGQFGWASAFSVMTGIAIVFGYALLGSTWLIMKTEDITQKWARKVASYTLGFVGIFMALVSIVTPFLNEGIKNFWFSVPNFYYLFFVPLLTSLLFFTLWFDLQNAKREYRPFFLSIAIFFMGYLGLGISIYPWIIPFHYTILDAAASGPSLSLMLVVTIPLLPLILAYTGYSYYVFRGKSSNEHTY, from the coding sequence TTGAGGCTGGTACATCTGGGAAGAGTAACAACCATGTTTGATTTTTCTTCATTAGTCAACTTACCACTGATCTGGGGATTGCTAATAGCCACAGCTATTTTATTCTATGTTCTAATGGATGGATTTGGTTTAGGTATTGGTATTTTACTTCCCTTTGCACCATCGAATAAATGTCGTGATCATATGATAAACTCGATCGCACCATTTTGGGACGGGAATGAGACATGGTTGGTGCTAGGTGGTGCTGGATTACTTGCTGCTTTTCCTCTTGCATATTCAATATTAATGCCTGCTTTCTATACTCCCATAATTATCATGCTACTTGGCCTTATCATGCGTGGTATATCCTTTGAATTTTATTTTAAGGCAGAAGGGAAATCTAGACTGCTATGGAGTTGTGCCTTTCATTATGGGTCACTTGGTGCTGCATTTTGTCAGGGCATGATTTTAGGTGCATTTATACATGGTGTAAAAGTAACCGGACGCGACTTTTCTGGCGGCCAATTTGGTTGGGCAAGCGCTTTTAGTGTGATGACAGGCATTGCTATAGTGTTTGGGTATGCGCTTTTAGGTTCTACATGGCTCATAATGAAGACAGAAGATATAACACAGAAATGGGCACGTAAGGTTGCTTCCTATACACTTGGTTTTGTGGGCATTTTCATGGCACTAGTTAGTATAGTGACCCCATTTTTAAATGAGGGTATTAAAAACTTTTGGTTTAGTGTCCCGAATTTTTATTATTTATTTTTTGTTCCACTACTAACATCTTTGCTATTCTTCACATTATGGTTTGATCTCCAGAATGCTAAACGAGAGTACCGTCCATTTTTTCTTAGTATTGCTATCTTTTTTATGGGATATTTAGGCTTAGGAATTAGTATCTATCCATGGATTATACCCTTTCACTATACCATTCTTGATGCGGCTGCTTCTGGACCAAGTTTATCTTTGATGTTGGTTGTTACGATACCACTTTTACCACTTATTTTAGCTTACACTGGGTATTCCTATTATGTTTTTCGTGGAAAATCAAGTAATGAACACACATATTAA
- a CDS encoding TAL effector protein PthXo1, giving the protein MHGNIYQLKVLMLFLHRGVLYQHSFRLGTEIEEARKFDDLVFECTQGSKKVYRFLQVKHTQDEDNKRIGVGNLLTKDKSGEFGLAKYFISYLKIKNNQDFADGNLKDFIICTNINFDLDRSTEQNTVKKLKVKTSGPNEKIEILVEVIDTSDVFFKDGGTRYRFFYTGNDIISIMQPLFKSAVEEAIEELEEEIKKLQNKPDKDSKRKLERNQTWRREFGQMMNEGRLEDNIKEFFDKLVFAVNQPNEIKLADIIKSELGEQFNDIDRKNVYARFQEKMLDWLKEKGRRFLTHEDGREFFRKMKEEILGGFRFEVRNPVVSFTGRIEELGKPGESGKLHTLIQKNQGVATVISQLVSICGLGGIGKTELARKYIEKHSKDYDNNVIWINAATYEAMVESFLRLAKGLLGIPTEDRDIESIVRDVYAFFAKRKSLFVFDNAEEYRSEGQDAGISQFLPSHFLSSDDNQPSVLITSRNKKWGDIKPLKLGTFTEPESMDFIRKALGIKDGSQENEIKNLAETLQHFPLALQQAAAYIKERDIALKNVGLKFEISDYLKRYKEEAEKLLDFKFPKDSDNSYTKTTFITWKITIDKIKDTPEYGQQAKEILDIIAYIASDNIPVEMFLGLERNREKLGDAIQLLKQYSMINSGEEQSSVNIHRLVQQVTRIELEKQGKDKVVKKTFELLKESFPYGSDKLEDYAKKRQLLPHLEAFLSHIDNWLEKEPLEKQTIEKACLVYLLMWMDDGYSDLGNPRRQKELLKRALAIQEKHHGSDHFIVAGILENLGIAYGNLGDYKKAKELLEQVLPIFKKHYSSDHFEVARTLTNLGNAYYALGNPQRAKELLERALVIQEKHYGSDHFKVAGTLTNLSNSYHALGNSQKQKELLERALIIQKKHYGPDHFQVATILANLGIAYGNLGNYKKAKELFEQTLAIYEKHYGPDHFQVAETLTKLGNTYYALGDPRKAKELLEQALPILEKHYDPSHFQVATLLADLGNAYGDLGDHKRKKELLEQVLPILEKYYNPDHFQVAALLINLGNAYYALGDPQKAKELLERALPILNQHCSPDHFEAAKTLANLGNAYGDLGEYEKQKGLLEQALPIFEKHYGFDHFQVAIGLTNLSTAYHALGDYKKQKELLERALTIKEKHYGSDHFQVAIELTNLGTAYSALSDHKKAKELLEQALAIDKKYYGSDHFQVAITLENLGITYGTLGNHKKQKELLERALAINEKYYGPDHLQVARTLINLGIAYGDLGEHEKQKGLLERALPIFEKHYGPDRFQVAKLLANLGITYGALSDHKKQKELLEQALPIFKKHYGPDHFEVAIIQVNLGITYGTLGNPQKKKELLEQALPIFEKHYGPDHFEVAKLLINLSIAYGALGDHEKQKMLFERALPIIKKHYSSDRF; this is encoded by the coding sequence ATGCACGGTAATATCTACCAGCTAAAGGTATTGATGCTATTTTTGCATCGCGGAGTGCTCTATCAGCACTCTTTTCGCTTAGGTACAGAAATAGAAGAGGCCAGGAAATTCGATGATTTAGTATTTGAATGCACCCAAGGTAGTAAGAAAGTATACCGCTTTCTGCAAGTTAAACACACACAAGATGAAGATAACAAGAGAATTGGAGTAGGGAACTTACTTACAAAAGATAAAAGTGGTGAGTTTGGATTAGCAAAATATTTTATTTCTTACCTCAAGATCAAAAACAATCAAGATTTTGCAGATGGTAACCTGAAAGATTTTATCATCTGTACTAATATCAATTTTGATCTGGATCGCAGCACAGAGCAAAACACAGTGAAGAAGTTGAAGGTAAAAACTTCAGGACCAAACGAGAAAATAGAAATTTTAGTTGAAGTAATCGACACTAGTGATGTTTTTTTTAAAGACGGTGGCACTAGATATAGGTTCTTTTATACTGGCAATGACATTATTTCAATAATGCAGCCATTATTTAAGAGCGCTGTAGAAGAAGCGATAGAAGAATTAGAAGAGGAGATAAAAAAACTTCAAAACAAGCCAGATAAAGACTCAAAAAGGAAACTGGAAAGAAATCAGACGTGGCGACGCGAGTTTGGGCAAATGATGAATGAAGGTAGGTTGGAAGACAATATAAAAGAATTTTTTGATAAGTTAGTATTTGCAGTAAATCAGCCTAACGAAATAAAACTAGCGGATATCATCAAAAGTGAGCTAGGCGAGCAATTTAATGATATTGACAGAAAGAATGTTTACGCTCGCTTCCAAGAAAAAATGCTAGATTGGTTGAAAGAAAAAGGGAGACGTTTTCTTACACATGAAGACGGAAGAGAATTCTTTCGCAAGATGAAAGAAGAAATCTTAGGAGGCTTTCGATTCGAGGTGAGAAATCCAGTAGTATCGTTTACTGGAAGGATAGAGGAACTGGGAAAACCGGGAGAATCGGGGAAACTGCACACATTAATACAAAAAAATCAAGGTGTAGCCACAGTAATATCGCAACTAGTTTCTATCTGTGGTTTGGGAGGAATAGGTAAAACTGAACTAGCCAGAAAATATATTGAAAAGCACAGCAAAGATTATGACAACAATGTTATATGGATAAATGCTGCAACCTATGAAGCCATGGTGGAATCTTTTCTCAGATTAGCTAAGGGTCTTTTAGGCATTCCTACAGAGGATAGGGATATTGAATCTATTGTAAGAGATGTATACGCTTTTTTTGCAAAGAGAAAAAGTCTCTTTGTTTTTGATAATGCAGAAGAGTATAGAAGTGAAGGTCAAGATGCTGGTATTAGTCAATTTTTACCGTCCCACTTTTTATCATCTGATGATAATCAACCTAGTGTTTTGATTACCTCTCGTAATAAGAAATGGGGAGATATAAAACCATTAAAGTTGGGTACATTTACTGAACCAGAATCAATGGACTTCATTAGAAAAGCACTAGGTATAAAAGATGGATCACAAGAAAATGAAATAAAGAATTTAGCGGAAACATTACAGCATTTTCCTTTAGCTCTGCAGCAGGCAGCTGCATACATAAAAGAAAGGGATATAGCATTAAAGAATGTAGGCTTGAAGTTTGAAATTAGTGATTATTTAAAGAGGTATAAAGAGGAAGCAGAAAAATTACTTGATTTCAAGTTTCCTAAAGACAGCGACAATAGCTACACCAAGACAACTTTTATAACCTGGAAAATTACTATTGATAAAATCAAAGATACCCCAGAGTATGGTCAGCAAGCCAAAGAAATTCTAGATATCATCGCCTATATTGCCTCTGACAATATTCCTGTAGAAATGTTTTTAGGGTTAGAACGTAATAGAGAAAAATTAGGTGATGCTATCCAACTACTTAAGCAGTATTCAATGATCAACTCAGGAGAAGAGCAAAGCTCAGTCAATATTCACAGGTTAGTACAGCAAGTAACAAGAATAGAGCTAGAAAAACAAGGTAAGGACAAAGTTGTGAAGAAGACTTTTGAATTATTGAAAGAAAGCTTTCCTTATGGCAGTGACAAATTAGAAGATTATGCTAAAAAACGACAATTATTGCCACATTTAGAAGCATTTTTATCACATATAGATAACTGGCTAGAAAAAGAGCCTTTAGAAAAACAAACAATAGAGAAGGCTTGTCTTGTATATTTGCTAATGTGGATGGATGATGGATACTCTGATTTAGGTAATCCTAGAAGACAAAAGGAGTTGCTTAAACGAGCCTTAGCAATTCAAGAGAAACACCATGGCTCTGATCACTTTATAGTTGCTGGAATACTAGAAAACCTCGGTATTGCTTATGGGAATTTGGGTGATTATAAGAAAGCAAAAGAGTTACTCGAACAAGTTTTACCTATCTTTAAGAAACACTACAGTTCTGACCATTTCGAAGTTGCTAGAACACTGACAAACCTAGGTAACGCTTATTATGCTTTAGGTAACCCTCAAAGGGCAAAGGAGTTGCTTGAACGGGCTTTAGTAATTCAAGAGAAACATTATGGCTCTGACCATTTCAAAGTTGCTGGAACACTGACAAACCTAAGTAACTCCTACCATGCTTTAGGTAATTCTCAGAAGCAAAAGGAATTGCTTGAACGAGCTTTAATCATTCAAAAGAAACATTATGGGCCTGACCATTTTCAAGTGGCTACCATACTGGCAAATCTTGGTATCGCTTATGGGAATTTAGGTAATTATAAGAAAGCAAAAGAGCTGTTTGAACAGACTTTAGCAATTTACGAAAAACATTATGGCCCTGATCATTTTCAAGTTGCTGAGACGCTGACAAAGCTAGGTAATACTTATTATGCTTTAGGTGATCCTCGGAAAGCAAAAGAATTGCTTGAACAAGCTCTACCTATTCTTGAGAAACACTATGATCCTAGCCACTTTCAAGTTGCTACACTACTGGCAGACCTAGGTAATGCTTATGGAGATTTAGGCGATCATAAGAGAAAAAAGGAGTTGCTAGAACAGGTTTTACCTATTCTTGAGAAATATTATAACCCTGATCATTTTCAAGTTGCTGCGTTACTGATAAACCTAGGCAATGCTTATTATGCTTTAGGTGATCCTCAGAAAGCAAAAGAGTTGCTTGAACGGGCCTTACCTATCTTGAATCAGCATTGTAGCCCTGACCATTTTGAAGCTGCCAAAACACTGGCAAACCTAGGTAATGCTTATGGGGATTTAGGTGAATACGAAAAACAAAAGGGGTTACTTGAACAGGCTTTACCTATTTTTGAGAAACACTACGGCTTTGATCATTTTCAAGTAGCCATTGGATTGACAAATCTCAGTACCGCTTATCATGCTTTAGGTGACTATAAGAAACAAAAGGAGTTGCTTGAACGGGCTTTAACAATTAAAGAAAAACATTATGGCTCTGATCATTTTCAAGTGGCCATTGAACTGACAAACCTCGGTACCGCTTATAGCGCTTTAAGCGATCATAAGAAAGCAAAAGAGTTGCTTGAACAGGCTTTAGCAATTGACAAGAAATATTATGGTTCTGATCACTTTCAAGTGGCTATTACACTAGAAAACCTAGGTATCACTTATGGCACTTTAGGTAATCATAAGAAACAAAAGGAATTGCTTGAACGAGCTTTAGCAATTAATGAAAAATACTATGGTCCTGATCATCTTCAAGTTGCTAGGACGCTGATAAATCTAGGCATCGCTTATGGAGATTTAGGTGAGCACGAAAAACAAAAGGGGTTACTTGAACGGGCTTTACCTATTTTTGAGAAACATTATGGCCCTGACCGTTTTCAAGTTGCTAAACTACTGGCAAACCTAGGTATCACTTATGGCGCTTTGAGTGATCATAAGAAACAAAAGGAGTTACTTGAGCAGGCTTTACCTATCTTTAAGAAACATTACGGCCCTGATCATTTCGAAGTTGCTATTATACAGGTAAACCTAGGTATCACCTATGGGACTTTAGGTAATCCACAGAAAAAAAAGGAGCTGCTTGAACAAGCTTTACCTATTTTTGAGAAACATTACGGCCCTGATCATTTCGAAGTTGCTAAACTACTGATAAACCTAAGTATTGCTTATGGTGCTTTAGGTGACCATGAGAAACAAAAAATGTTGTTTGAGAGAGCTTTACCTATCATTAAGAAACATTATAGCTCTGATCGTTTTTGA
- a CDS encoding Cytochrome bd-II ubiquinol oxidase subunit 1 — protein sequence MALLFLDIEVFEKCFSLILRFLQHCWRGMYPTNWLEVIFNPSFPYRFVHMVTAAYLTTAFVVGGVGAFYLWKKRHVPQAKIMLSMATFMVALTAPFQLLVGDIHGLNTLKHQPAKIAAMEGIWKTEKGADLRLFAYPDQQNEINHYEIKVPNLASLILTHNFSGEVKGLKEWKKEDRPPVIWVFWSFRIMVGIGLLMIIIGLISAIQYFRGRLFQSCFLHGWWMLMMPSGFIALLAGWFTTEIGRQPYTVYGILRTIESFSPAITGPQVAWSLIAFIVMYILIFGASSYYILKLIYKGIPVIKEEEQFYKHGIGASVIEAGTSGKSNNHV from the coding sequence ATGGCACTCTTGTTTTTGGACATAGAAGTTTTCGAGAAATGCTTTTCTCTAATTTTACGTTTTTTGCAACATTGTTGGCGGGGTATGTATCCAACCAATTGGCTGGAAGTTATTTTCAATCCTTCTTTTCCTTATCGTTTTGTTCATATGGTGACAGCAGCCTATCTTACAACAGCATTTGTAGTGGGCGGTGTGGGGGCATTTTATCTTTGGAAAAAGCGACATGTTCCTCAAGCAAAAATTATGCTTAGTATGGCAACTTTTATGGTGGCTTTGACTGCACCATTTCAGCTGCTTGTGGGAGACATACATGGACTCAATACATTAAAGCATCAACCTGCCAAGATTGCTGCAATGGAAGGTATATGGAAGACCGAGAAGGGTGCTGATCTGCGTTTGTTTGCTTATCCGGATCAACAGAACGAAATTAATCACTACGAGATAAAAGTTCCTAATCTTGCCAGCTTAATCTTGACACATAATTTCTCAGGAGAAGTAAAGGGATTAAAAGAATGGAAAAAGGAGGATAGACCACCTGTAATCTGGGTATTTTGGTCCTTTCGTATAATGGTTGGAATCGGACTCTTAATGATTATAATTGGGTTAATTAGTGCTATACAATATTTTCGTGGCAGATTATTCCAAAGTTGTTTTCTGCATGGATGGTGGATGTTAATGATGCCTTCTGGATTTATAGCATTACTTGCAGGTTGGTTTACTACTGAAATTGGTCGTCAACCTTACACTGTATATGGAATTCTACGCACAATCGAATCATTTTCACCCGCAATTACTGGTCCTCAGGTTGCATGGTCTTTAATTGCATTTATTGTTATGTATATCCTTATATTCGGAGCAAGCAGTTATTATATTTTAAAGCTGATATATAAAGGTATTCCTGTCATTAAAGAAGAAGAGCAATTTTATAAACACGGTATTGGAGCTTCAGTAATTGAGGCTGGTACATCTGGGAAGAGTAACAACCATGTTTGA
- a CDS encoding Transposon gamma-delta resolvase has translation MVTVSLYARVSSGKQAQENTIASQVAALEKQISTDGYKLLSEYKFIDNGYSGSNLVRPDLEKLRDKVTEGKIDRIYIHSPDRLSRKYAYQMVLLEEFEKAGAETVFLNYEINDNPESQLLLQMQGMIAEYERAKIMERSRRGKIYAANKGCVSVMGGAPYGYRYIDKYMGGGQALFEINEEEANVVRKVFLWVGRERTSIGEVCRRLNTMSIITRTGKKCWDRSVICCMLKNPAYKGQAAFGKTKVGVKLQHIRPQKHSCEQPKDNYSTYSVEKANWIYVKVPNIVDEDVFDIVQEQLAENRKIARTRERGAKHLLQGLIVCKRCRYAYYGSPVRNKRGEKIDHYAYYRCIGRDSYRFGGNKICDNKHIRTDALETAVWEEVKHLLKNPNRVLEEYRRRLSELKKSSWDQKSDLLEKQEKKLKRGIARLIDSYAQEYINQEEFEPRIKAMKQSLKTIEEEKKRIFDQKKLKQELALVVTNLEDFSSNIRSNLDNADWLTKRDIIRTLVKRIEINLEDVNVVFRVKELPNSSGHSGEEKKNLQHCWRGIEAHPRQLRIQQVFASNYWLQESRKLK, from the coding sequence ATGGTAACAGTGAGTTTATATGCAAGAGTTTCTTCAGGGAAACAAGCACAAGAAAATACAATAGCAAGTCAAGTTGCAGCTTTAGAGAAGCAAATTAGTACGGATGGGTACAAATTATTAAGTGAGTATAAATTTATTGATAATGGCTACAGTGGATCTAATTTAGTCCGTCCTGATCTAGAAAAATTACGTGATAAAGTAACAGAAGGTAAAATTGATAGGATTTACATTCATTCACCTGATCGCTTATCTAGGAAATATGCATATCAAATGGTATTACTTGAAGAATTTGAGAAAGCAGGAGCAGAAACGGTTTTCTTAAATTATGAGATTAACGATAATCCAGAATCTCAGTTACTGTTACAAATGCAAGGTATGATAGCAGAATATGAACGAGCGAAAATTATGGAACGAAGTCGTCGCGGAAAGATTTACGCAGCTAATAAAGGTTGTGTAAGCGTAATGGGAGGAGCTCCTTATGGTTATCGTTATATAGATAAATATATGGGAGGAGGACAAGCTTTATTTGAAATAAACGAAGAAGAAGCTAATGTTGTTAGGAAAGTATTTTTGTGGGTAGGAAGAGAAAGGACAAGTATTGGGGAAGTGTGTCGTCGGCTAAACACTATGTCTATTATAACACGAACAGGAAAAAAGTGCTGGGATAGAAGTGTGATTTGTTGTATGTTAAAAAATCCTGCTTACAAAGGACAAGCGGCTTTTGGTAAAACAAAAGTAGGTGTAAAGTTACAACATATCAGACCACAGAAACATTCTTGTGAACAACCGAAAGATAATTACTCTACCTATTCTGTTGAAAAAGCAAATTGGATTTATGTTAAAGTGCCAAATATAGTGGACGAAGATGTATTTGATATAGTTCAAGAACAATTAGCTGAGAATAGAAAAATAGCAAGGACAAGAGAAAGAGGAGCAAAACATTTACTACAAGGTTTAATCGTATGTAAGCGTTGTCGTTATGCATATTACGGAAGTCCTGTAAGAAATAAGCGAGGAGAAAAAATTGATCATTATGCTTATTATCGTTGTATTGGTAGAGATTCTTACCGTTTTGGTGGTAATAAAATTTGTGATAATAAACACATTCGTACAGATGCATTAGAAACAGCCGTGTGGGAAGAGGTTAAGCATTTATTGAAAAATCCAAATAGGGTTTTAGAAGAATACAGGCGTAGACTTTCAGAGCTTAAAAAATCATCATGGGATCAAAAAAGCGATTTACTAGAGAAGCAAGAAAAGAAATTAAAACGTGGTATTGCTAGACTTATTGATAGTTATGCTCAAGAATATATTAATCAAGAAGAATTTGAACCACGAATTAAAGCAATGAAACAAAGCTTAAAAACAATTGAAGAGGAGAAGAAAAGGATATTCGATCAAAAGAAATTAAAACAGGAATTAGCTTTGGTTGTAACCAATTTAGAAGACTTTTCTTCCAATATTAGATCAAACCTTGATAACGCAGACTGGCTAACTAAACGTGATATTATCAGAACTTTAGTCAAGAGAATTGAAATTAACCTTGAGGACGTAAATGTGGTATTTCGTGTAAAAGAGCTACCAAACTCTTCTGGACATAGTGGAGAAGAAAAGAAAAATTTGCAACATTGTTGGCGGGGTATAGAAGCCCATCCTCGCCAACTGAGAATCCAGCAGGTGTTTGCATCCAACTATTGGCTGCAAGAATCCAGAAAGCTGAAATAA
- a CDS encoding Toluene efflux pump periplasmic linker protein TtgA, protein MRNKVIVISSIALILVFFFNSVFFKKDRAIHSDNVPSGFSVKTQECEPQNRTIYLNFSGTVNPLQRASLISEVNGKVTAIYLSDGEKVKKSDIVLKIEDFGRTEQVEKAKALLKQREIEYDSSVKLSKKGYRAQVQVEAAFTALQSAKADLKRLVLDLENTAVKSPIDGYIDKIDTNEGNFISVGQKIADIVNFDQILVVLYVSESEINKIELGSIAQVNLLDGRKLEGKVSFISKIAEPKTGSYRVEAKITNNEMISLQGLTASVKLPSGKRFAYKIPSSALSLNDEGFLGIKIVDDDGYVVFIPVEIVDHENDGTWVVAHNEDKPIKLIVLGHLFVKPGDKVLDFSHSF, encoded by the coding sequence ATGAGGAATAAAGTAATTGTCATTTCTAGTATCGCTCTTATTCTGGTGTTTTTTTTCAACAGTGTGTTTTTTAAGAAAGATCGAGCTATTCATAGTGATAATGTACCGAGTGGCTTTTCAGTAAAGACCCAGGAATGTGAGCCACAAAATCGCACTATATATTTAAATTTTTCTGGTACGGTAAATCCCTTACAGAGAGCCAGCCTTATCTCAGAAGTAAATGGTAAAGTTACCGCTATTTATTTATCCGATGGTGAGAAGGTGAAAAAGAGTGATATAGTGTTAAAGATAGAAGATTTTGGTCGAACTGAGCAAGTTGAAAAAGCCAAGGCGCTTTTAAAGCAGCGCGAGATTGAATATGATTCTTCTGTCAAGCTGAGTAAAAAAGGCTACAGAGCGCAAGTGCAGGTAGAAGCTGCTTTTACTGCGTTGCAGAGTGCAAAGGCTGATCTAAAGAGACTAGTGTTGGATTTGGAAAATACTGCAGTTAAGTCTCCTATTGATGGTTATATAGATAAGATCGATACAAATGAAGGGAATTTTATTAGCGTTGGGCAAAAAATAGCTGACATAGTTAATTTTGATCAAATTCTCGTGGTGTTATACGTTTCAGAGAGTGAAATAAATAAGATAGAGCTAGGTAGCATAGCTCAAGTTAATTTGCTAGATGGAAGGAAACTAGAGGGTAAAGTGAGTTTCATCAGTAAAATTGCTGAGCCTAAAACCGGATCCTATAGAGTAGAAGCAAAGATAACTAATAATGAAATGATATCCTTGCAAGGATTAACTGCTAGCGTAAAACTGCCTTCAGGCAAAAGGTTTGCATATAAAATTCCTTCTTCAGCTCTGAGTTTGAATGATGAGGGTTTTCTTGGGATAAAGATTGTTGATGACGATGGTTATGTAGTATTTATACCAGTAGAAATTGTTGATCATGAGAACGATGGGACTTGGGTGGTAGCACATAACGAAGATAAACCTATAAAATTGATAGTGCTAGGCCACTTATTTGTTAAACCTGGTGATAAGGTTTTAGACTTCTCGCATAGTTTTTAG